The following proteins come from a genomic window of Malus domestica chromosome 02, GDT2T_hap1:
- the LOC103400510 gene encoding uncharacterized protein produces the protein MAAKYKVRSISLPSRSHPTTLRVEEELSRLQTSSSFASICKDLCGLEELYDCVDDLLQMASTQKLLSHYQQEKCMDELLDGSLRLLDICGITRDVMSQIKEHVRDLQSALRRRKGDSSIESSIANYNCFRKKMKKDAKKLITSLKQVDNKASQHLEQDQHASAVTRVLKEVFGKNMSIFQSLLVFLVVPVSKPRSKKWSLVSKFMHKGVIACEDQNKDINGHELDGVDAALYSLCKSSSAPTEGANVEKIQNAHKKLKALEVTVEGLENGLDSVFRRLIKTRAFLLNIISQ, from the coding sequence ATGGCTGCCAAGTACAAAGTCAGATCAATCAGCCTACCCTCAAGATCACACCCCACCACTCTTAGGGTTGAAGAAGAGCTGAGTAGGCTCCAAACATCTTCATCTTTTGCTTCAATCTGCAAAGATCTATGTGGACTAGAGGAGTTGTATGATTGTGTGGATGATCTTTTACAGATGGCATCAACCCAAAAACTCCTTTCTCATTACCAACAAGAGAAGTGTATGGATGAGTTGTTGGATGGATCACTGAGGCTCTTGGACATATGTGGCATCACAAGGGATGTCATGTCACAAATCAAGGAACATGTTAGAGACCTTCAATCTGCTCTTAGGAGGAGAAAGGGAGACTCAAGCATAGAAAGCAGCATTGCAAATTACAATTGTTTcagaaagaagatgaagaaggatgCCAAGAAATTGATCACATCACTGAAGCAAGTAGACAACAAAGCATCACAGCATCTAGAGCAAGATCAGCATGCTTCCGCGGTGACTCGAGTTCTTAAAGAAGTGTTTGGTAAGAACATGTCTATCTTTCAATCCCTATTGGTCTTCCTAGTAGTTCCAGTTTCAAAGCCAAGGTCAAAGAAGTGGTCTTTGGTATCAAAGTTTATGCACAAGGGAGTGATAGCATGTGAAGATCAGAATAAGGATATTAATGGCCATGAGTTGGATGGTGTTGATGCTGCTCTCTACTCTCTATGCAAATCTTCATCAGCTCCTACAGAAGGTGCTAATGTTGAGAAGATTCAAAACGCACATAAAAAATTGAAGGCTTTGGAAGTCACCGTTGAAGGCCTTGAGAATGGTTTGGATAGCGTTTTTAGGCGCTTGATTAAAACAAGAGCTTTTCTTTTGAACATAATCTCACAATGA
- the LOC114820076 gene encoding uncharacterized protein, whose translation MVASVQTLQQPFLSLAVAVSSTHPRRRLSAIFLLSLSLAVDFLSPVQGSSVDPQIPSFARLLAFLGLIHLLAGCRGRRMRQMMMNKTDAVLSESKVEEQNATLSESKVEEQQWPLMKETEDKNAPLLDKTEGNTASLLNGTVEQNMPLLNKTEDENAELSEKKIEEQQWPVMKEIEQKNATLLNEAEEKNASLSVNKFEVQDTTLMNKTEGKNAPLLNETEENNVHFLWLFCIFWRKKKTKKKPKPNRKKPKKIWAEPNRTEISVWFRFWQKTEPIRTEPSPTARHANKWCAVLFVMESLQQFFTFSKTYSMI comes from the exons ATGGTTGCGAGCGTGCAGACCCTGCAGCAACCCTTCCTCTCACTCGCCGTCGCCGTCTCCAGCACCCATCCCCGTCGCCGTCTCTCAGCGATCTTTCTCTTATCCCTCTCACTCGCCGTCGACTTTCTCTCGCCGGTTCAAGGCTCAAGTGTCGACCCACAAATCCCCTCCTTTGCAAG GCTTCTAGCTTTTCTGGGACTAATTCACTTGTTAGCGGGATGCAGAGGAAGGAGAATGAGACAGATGATGATGAACAAGACAGATGCGGTGTTGAGCGAAAGCAAGGTTGAAGAGCAAAATGCTACGTTGAGCGAAAGCAAGGTTGAAGAGCAACAATGGCCATTAATGAAAGAGACTGAAGATAAAAATGCGCCATTGTTGGACAAGACTGAAGGAAATACTGCATCATTGCTGAACGGGACTGTTGAGCAAAATATGCCATTGTTAAACAAGACTGAAGACGAAAATGCTGAATTGAGCGAAAAAAAGATTGAAGAGCAACAATGGCCTGTGATGAAAGAGATTGAACAGAAAAATGCGACTTTGTTGAACGAGGCTGAAGAGAAAAATGCTTCGTTAAGCGTAAACAAGTTTGAAGTGCAGGACACGACATTGATGAACAAGACTGAAGGGAAAAATGCGCCATTGTTGAACGAGACCGAAGAGAATAATGTGCATTTTTTGTggttgttttgcattttttggaggaaaaaaaaaaccaaaaaaaaaccgaaaccgaaccgaaaaaaaccgaaaaaaatttgggccgaaccgaaccgaaccgaaatttcggtttggtttcggttttggcaaaaaaccgaaccgataagaaccgaacccagccctacagCAAGGCATGCAAATAAATGGTGTGCAGTATTATTCGTGATGGAGAGCCTGCAGCAGTTTTTCACGTTTTCAAAAACATACAGCatgatataa
- the LOC103426790 gene encoding uncharacterized protein has product MNKDAKKLITSLKQVDNKITTSPLLEQDHHLTAVIRVLREVCVKNMSIFQSLLVFLAVPVSKSNKWSLVPKFMRKGVITCEDQKEYINGHEFDGVDAALYNLCKSSTATFECANKRSEALEVTIEGLENGLESVFRCMIITRASLLNIISQ; this is encoded by the coding sequence ATGAACAAGGATGCCAAGAAATTAATCACATCTTTGAAACAAGTAGACAATAAAATTACAACATCACCACTTCTTGAGCAAGATCACCATCTCACTGCGGTGATTCGAGTTCTTAGAGAAGTTTGTGTGAAGAACATGTCTATCTTCCAATCCCTCTTGGTCTTTTTAGCAGTTCCAGTTTCAAAGTCAAACAAGTGGTCTTTGGTACCAAAGTTCATGCGCAAAGGAGTGATAACATGTGAAGATCAGAAGGAGTACATTAATGGCCATGAGTTTGATGGTGTTGATGCTGCTCTATACAATCTATGCAAATCATCAACTGCTACATTTGAATGTGCAAATAAAAGATCGGAAGCTTTGGAAGTAACCATTGAAGGACTTGAGAATGGTTTAGAGAGCGTTTTTAGGTGCATGATTATAACAAGAGCTTCTCTTTTGAACATAATCTCACAATAA
- the LOC103426791 gene encoding uncharacterized protein, with the protein MAAKHHVIRSISLPSRSHPNTLRVEEELNRLQTSSSCDSTLDSICKSLCGLDELYECVDDLLQMASTQQLLSQHQQKKCMDELLDGSLMRLLDICGITRDAISTIKEHVRDLQSALRR; encoded by the coding sequence ATGGCTGCCAAACACCATGTTATTAGATCAATCAGCCTGCCCTCAAGGTCTCACCCTAATACTCTTAGGGTTGAAGAGGAGCTGAACAGGCTCCAAACATCGTCATCTTGTGATTCAACTTTAGACTCAATCTGCAAATCTCTATGTGGGCTAGACGAGTTGTATGAGTGTGTAGATGATCTTTTACAGATGGCATCAACCCAACAGCTCCTTTCTCAACACCAACAAAAGAAGTGCATGGATGAGTTGTTGGATGGATCACTCATGAGGCTCTTGGACATATGTGGCATCACAAGAGATGCCATTTCAACAATCAAGGAACATGTTAGAGATCTTCAATCTGCTCTTAGGAGGTGA
- the LOC103426793 gene encoding uncharacterized protein produces MASFSPKPSKLHNVGSISMPVRSHPSTSKTEEELNKLKVWEAQLTSSSSSPVSPEADSICKGLGGLKELYVCIEELLHLPLAQQALALHQNEKWVEELLDSSVKYLDVCGNTKDSIGTMKESVRGVQSALRRRKVGDSSFEDIVSSYVCIRKKMNKEIVQFVASLKQMDQKYEAFPLDLDNHLAPMVRVFREASLITSSIFQSLSSFLSTPILKPRPSRWSLVSILLHKGVLVCDNNQRKGMNELETVDIAISNMVVHNSGEDFVDAQKVLSTQRRLEVLDSSIEGIENGLEGLFRVLIHIRVSLLNILSC; encoded by the coding sequence ATGGCTTCGTTCTCTCCAAAACCCTCAAAGCTTCACAATGTTGGATCAATTAGTATGCCGGTTAGGTCACATCCAAGCACATCCAAAACTGAGGAAGAGCTGAACAAGCTCAAGGTCTGGGAGGCACAGTTGACATCATCGTCGTCGTCGCCTGTGTCACCAGAAGCGGATTCAATATGCAAAGGGCTTGGTGGTCTCAAAGAGTTGTACGTTTGTATTGAGGAGCTTCTTCACCTGCCATTGGCACAGCAAGCTCTAGCCCTTCACCAAAATGAGAAATGGGTTGAAGAGCTGTTGGATAGTTCTGTCAAGTACTTGGATGTATGTGGAAACACAAAGGATTCCATTGGGACCATGAAGGAAAGCGTTAGAGGTGTTCAATCTGCTCTTCGGAGAAGAAAGGTGGGAGATTCGAGCTTCGAAGACATTGTAAGTTCATATGTTTGCATAAGAAAAAAGATGAACAAGGAAATTGTGCAGTTTGTGGCATCATTGAAGCAAATGGATCAAAAGTACGAAGCATTTCCTTTGGATCTCGACAACCATCTGGCTCCGATGGTGCGGGTGTTCAGAGAGGCAAGTTTGATTACCAGCTCCATTTTTCAGTCACTTTCTTCATTTCTGTCCACTCCAATTTTGAAGCCAAGGCCTAGCAGATGGTCGTTGGTTTCGATTTTGTTGCACAAAGGGGTGTTGGTTTGTGACAACAACCAACGCAAAGGCATGAACGAGCTGGAAACCGTAGATATTGCAATTAGCAACATGGTTGTGCATAATTCAGGTGAAGATTTTGTGGATGCTCAGAAGGTTCTATCTACACAACGAAGGTTGGAGGTCTTGGATTCAAGCATTGAAGGCATTGAAAATGGTTTGGAGGGATTGTTTAGGGTCTTGATCCACATCAGAGTTTCTCTCCTAAACATACTTTCTTGTTAA